In Zingiber officinale cultivar Zhangliang chromosome 8B, Zo_v1.1, whole genome shotgun sequence, a single genomic region encodes these proteins:
- the LOC122014238 gene encoding protein NETWORKED 3A-like — protein MLNLTEEDADSFAKRAEMYYKKRPQLVNMIDSEDSEIDDPEEEIVAETKLRTTPDEGSNGHLVKLKQEPERFKEENAKLRVEIAGKNEEEGGHQTACFVFGYAEGGERYLVAKRRVPPPSGPLTPAPRV, from the coding sequence ATGCTAAACCTTACAGAGGAGGATGCTGATTCGTTTGCTAAACGTGCCGAGATGTACTACAAGAAGAGGCCTCAGCTCGTGAACATGATCGATTCAGAGGACTCAGAAATTGATGATCCCGAAGAAGAAATTGTAGCAGAGACGAAGTTAAGAACGACGCCAGATGAAGGGAGTAACGGTCATTTGGTGAAACTGAAACAAGAACCGGAAAGATTCAAAGAGGAGAATGCTAAACTTAGAGTTGAAATAGCAGGGAAAAATGAAGAGGAGGGAGGTCATCAGACAGCTTGCTTTGTCTTTGGATATGCTGAAGGAGGAGAACGTTACCTTGTTgcaaaaaggcgggtcccgccgcccagcggccccctcacccctgccccacgagtatga